Genomic segment of Maricaulis maris:
CACCGTCATCCCACGGTGACCGCGCAGCGGGCATCCGGGGGACCTGTGCTTCCCCGTCGACGGCCTGGCTGAGGTCCCCCGGACAAGCCGGGGGATGACGGTGGGGAATTGGGGTGATGGTGTTGGAGCGGATGCGGCGCACTCCCGGCAAGGGGTGAAGGGCGAAGCGGGCGCCGGCACGCTCTTCGCAACACCCCTCTACTCCGTCATCCCACGGTGGCCGCGAAGCGGGCATCCGGGGGACCTGTGCTTCCCCGTCGACGGCCTGGCTGGGGTCCCCCGGATCGCGGCCTTGCCGCGACCGTGGGATGACGGTGGGGAATTGGGGTGATGGTGTTGGAGCGGATGCGGCGCACTCCCGGCAAGGGTTGAAGGGCGAAGCGAGCGCCGGCACGCTCTTCGCAACACCCCTCTACATCGTCATCCCACGGTGACCGCGTAGCGGGCATCCGGGGGACCTGTGCTTCCCCGTCGACGGCCTGGCTGAGGTCCCCCGGATCGCGGCCTTGCCGCGACCGTGGGATGACGGTGGGGAAGTGGGGGCATCCCAAACCATCCACACCCTCCTTCCTGCTTCCCGACCGAGGAGGGGCAGGTTATCCCCCGCCGCGCCGCTCTAACCCACTGCAAATCCGCGCTTTCCCAAAAACCTTATCCGCCCCCCTTCGCTGATACCCCATACTTCTCCCGTTCCCGCGCCAACTCGAGGCTCGGACCGGTTATCCGGGGGTGCGGGGATTGCGGAGCTCGTCCGGTCTTGTGGATTTGACCACCACAAAACCCGGCGTGGCCATCGGCAGGACGGCGGCACAAAGCTCGACCGTTTGTTCCTGTCGGTTTCGAGACGGGGCCGGTAACGGCTCCGACCAAATCTCCGTGTGCGAGGTGCCCCCGGCGCCACCTACACAACTTCCATAGCAAGGCACCGGCAAGGCACCTCGCACCCCTCAACTGCCCACAACGCCAGGCGATCGCGCCGTGGCGCGGATGGGCGCTGGGCGGGAGACTTGTCTGATGAACGCGTCGCGATGGAGCCTCTTGGCTGCAGCCCTCACGCGCGTTGATCCTGCATCTCCGCTCTCAGGTCTGACCCATCTTGATCCGCACATCGGCCGGCGGGGCTTCGTACTGCTCGAACGCATCCAGCAGCGTGGTCACACGATCGGAGACGATCAATGCACCGCGGTGTTGCGGGGCGAGGAAGCCCTGATCGGTCATCCGGTCGAGGAAGGCGACGAGGTCGTCGAAATAGCCGTTCACATTCAGGAGGCCGACCGGATGACGGTGCTGGCCGAGCTGTGACCAGGTCCAGATCTCGAACAATTCCTCCATCGTACCGATACCGCCGGGCATGGCGATGAAGGCTTGCGACAGTCTCACCATCTTGGCCTTGCGGGCATGCATGGAGCGCACGACATGAAGCTCGGAGAGCTCCATGTGGGCGATTTCCTTGAGGGCAAGGAATTCCGGGATGACCCCGACGACCCGGCCACCGGCGGCCAGTGTCGCGTCGGCGATGCGGCCCATCAGTCCGACCTGCCCGCCGCCATAGACCAGCTGGATGCCGCGCAGTGCCATCACTTCGCCGAGCCGGTCGGCGATGGTCAGAAAAGCCGGATCCTTGCCGGAATTGGACCCGCAATAAACGCAGATGGACTTGATGGCAGGCTTGGACATTCTGGACATGATGGTGGGTCGGGTTTGAGAAGAGGGCAGACTTGGGAACAAGGCGGGCTATCGTATCCTGCCGACAGCCGACAGGGAGACAGGCATGAAACGGATTACGATCCTGATAATCGCCCTCCTTGTGACAGGCAAGTCACTGGCACCGGCTGCGGCCCAGATCGAGACGCCGATCACCCTGCCAGCGGAAGTTTGCCGCGGCTATTTTTTCCTGCCCGTCACACTCGAGCTTCGCGACGGCGAGGACGCCGCCGACAGGACGCTCTGGTTCCTCTACGACACCGGCGCCTCGGCCACCTTTGTCGATCCCGACAGTCTCGAGCGGGTCTCCGGCCAGCGGCTCAGCCGCAATGCGCGCGCCAATTTCGGGACGCTGACGAGCGGCGAGCTGCGCATCACCGGCCTGCAGGCGCGGATCCGCGACCTCGACCATCTCTCGATCGCGCTGGGTCGGCAGATCGACGGCATTCTCGAATATGGCGCCTTCGATGACGTGCTGCTGACGCTGGATTATGCGGCCGGCGAAATGCGGGTGGTCTCCGGTGAATTGCCGCGCCCGGATGGCGAGACCGTGTTTGACGCCAACGGCCCCGACACAAGACCCTGGCTGCGGGTCGCGTTCCCGAATGGCAGCCGCCGCCTGCTGATCGATAGCGGTGCCGCGCTGAGCCCGATCGTGCTGCGCCGGATCGAGCGCTATGACACGGTGTCCCCGCCCCGGGCGACCGGGGCCGCGGTGCGTTTCGCCGAGATCGAGCCGCGCTCCTCGGCGCGGCTCAGCGACAGCCTGTGGATCGGAGGCCATGAGCTCGAACAGCCGGTGGTCCAGTCGACGCCCGAAACCGAGATCCTCGGCGGCGCGGTGATGCGTCACTTCAGCTGGACCTTCGACCAGCGCCATGAGCGGGTCCGCATCATCCGCAATGATCCGGCCTTACCGATCCGCTTCGAACCGCTGGTCACGCACGGTCTGGTCCTGGTGCCGGAAGGCGACGGGATGCGGGTGGCGGCGGTGATCGCCAATTCACCGGCCTTCGATGCCGGGGTCGAGACGGGTGACTTCATCACCCACTTCAACGGAAATCCGATGCGGACCCGCAATTGCGACCTCGATCCGGACGCGGCGACCACGCTCGATCTCAGCCTGATCCGTGAGGGTGAGGCGATGGAAGTGACGCTGGCGCTTTATGCGCTGGTTGAATGAGCTCGGGCGGCATGCCCCGCCATTACCCTGATCGCCGCGATGATGCGCTCGGGATCGGCATCCAGGGCACGCTCGCCGATGGTCAGCTCGAGCGCCGGAACCGGGTCATGCGGGAAATGCCAGAAACGATTGCCGAGCCAGACACCGGTCGCCTCGGCGGCTGCGTCACGGGCGGCCTCGGCGGTCCCGAGATCGCAGTCCAGACGCAGGTGCATCGTATTCACCGCCGGCGGGTCGGGGGTGATCTCGAGGTTGTCACAGGCGCCAACGCCGGCCGCGATCAGGCGGGCCCGCTCGACAAAGGCCGGCATTTGCGGGAGCCGCAGATCGAGCGCACGCAGGGCGTCGGGCACCATCGGCCAGGCCGAGACCAGCCGCCCACCCATCCGCGCCCGCCAGATCCGGGCCTCGTCGATGAAGTCGGCCTCACCGGCCAAGATGGCCCCGCCCGAGGCACCGAGATCCTTGTAGAAGGAGGCATAGACCGACGCGAAGCCGTCACAGATTGCCGCCAGGTCCTGACCCGGCCAGGCCGAGGGCAGACCCCATATGCGAGCACCATCCATGTGCAGCGGCAGGCCAAGCGCTTTCGCCCGCGTCTTGATCGCGACCAGCTCGTCCCGGTCCGGCAGGGCGCCGCCATTCTGGCGCTGCGGCAATTCGATGAAGGCGCACCCGGCGGCGGCCGGCAGATCTTCGGCCCGTAGCGGCCGTGACCAGTCGCCCATCATGACCGGGTCCAGCCCGTGCAGATGGATATGGCCGTCTTCCTCGTGCAGGACGAGATGGGAGGTCGGATGCAGGCCAAGCCGCGTATCGCCGCTCGCCTCACAATGCAGCCGCGCCGCGACGCCTTGCGCCATTGTCCCGGTCGGGAACCAGGCCGCCGCCGGCTTGCCGAACATCCCGGCGATGCGCGCCTCGAGACGCGCCACCGAGGGGCCCGTCAAATAAGCCTCGGCGCCCAGCGCTTCGGCGCGCATCCACGCCGCCACGGCCTCGAGCCGATCGGCGGGCGCCATCTCGTGATGGAAGGGAAAGCCGAGATCAAGATCGCAGCGCGCTTTCAGCGCCGCAGTCATTCCGCCGCGCCAGCCAGCAGCGCGTCGAGGCTGGTCGCATTCCAGCCCACGGTAATGACGGACCCGGCCTCGATGACCGGGCGTTTCATCAGGGTCGGATGGGCGATCAGCACACCGGCCGGATCATGGGTCGCCAGCTCGCGATCCTCGCCCGACATGTTGCGCCAGGTGGTCGAGCGTGTGTTGACCAGCGCCGTGGCCCCGACCGCGTCGAGCCAGTCGGGAACCTTCACCACCCGGTCCACGCCCTCGCGGATGTCGACGAATGTGTGAGGCAGGCCGGCCCCCTCCAGCGCTTTCAGGGCCTTCTTGCAGCTATCGCACGTCTTCAGCCCGTAAACCGTCACAGCCGTCATCTCGAACTCCTACAACACAATCCCATGGCCAGGGCGAGGACTGGCGATCTACTCGGCCGCCTCGACCGCCTCACGCTCGGCCCGCAGCAATGCGGCCCGGGCCTCCACCATCTCGACGATATGCTCGACCATCTCCTCGTTGGAGACATTGTGGTCGGGCCGTCCGGAGACATACATCTTGCCGCGACCGGCACCGCCGCCGGTGAAACCGAGATCGGTCATCAGCGCTTCGCCGGGTCCGTTGACCACGCAGCCGATGATCGACAGCGAGATCGGCTCGGCGATGTGGGCCAGACGGTTCTCCAGGGTCTCGACCGTGCGGATCACGTCAAAGCCCTGCCGCGCACAGGACGGGCAGGCGATGATATTGACGCCGCGGGTCCGCAGCCCCAGCGATTTGAGGATATCGAAGCCGACCTTGACCTCCTCCTCGGGCTCGGCCGAGAGCGAGACCCGGACCGTATCGCCGATCCCGGCCCAAAGCAGCGAACCGATACCGATGGAGGATTTGACCGTTCCGATCCGTGTGCCGCCGGCCTCGGTGACACCGAGATGGAGCGGCGCATCAGTCGCTTCGGACAGCGCCTGGTAAGCGGCGACGGTGAGAAAGGTGTCCGATGCCTTGACCGAAATCTTGTAATTGCGGAAGTCGAGATCATCGAGGATGCGGGCATGGTCGAGCGCGCTTTCGACCATCGCTTCCGGACAGGGCTCGCCATACTTCTCCAGCAGGTGACGCTCCAGGGATCCGGCATTGACCCCGATGCGGATCGCGCAGCCATGGTCGCGCGCCGCCTGGACGACGTCCTTCACCCGGTCCATCGAACCGATATTGCCGGGATTGATCCGTAGGCAGGCGGCGCCGGCCTCGGCGGCTTCGATGCCGCGCTTGTAGTGGAAATGGATATCCGCGATCAGGGGCACCTTGGCCGCCTTGGCGATCGTCCTGAAAGCCGCCGTCGAGTCCTCGTCGGGGCAGGACACGCGAACCAGGTCGACCCCCGCCTCCTCGCAACGCCGGATCTGGTCGATCGTGGCGCCGGCATCGGAGGTCGGCGTATTGGTCATGGTCTGGACACTGATCGGCGCATCGCCACCGATTTCGAGCCCGCCAACGGTAATCTTGCGGCTCTTGCGACGGTCAATCATCCGCCAGGGGCGGACGCTGCGCGGATCGGGACTGGAAGACGACATCGACACTCTCCCTCACGGTTCCCATCAAGGCGGCGAACCGGAACACGAGCTGGATATAGCGTCAATATGACCGGTGTGCGACCGGGGGTGCGGCAATTTACTGCGGCTGGAGGTCAGCCGGATCCAGTTGCGCCATAACCG
This window contains:
- a CDS encoding TIGR00730 family Rossman fold protein, translated to MSKPAIKSICVYCGSNSGKDPAFLTIADRLGEVMALRGIQLVYGGGQVGLMGRIADATLAAGGRVVGVIPEFLALKEIAHMELSELHVVRSMHARKAKMVRLSQAFIAMPGGIGTMEELFEIWTWSQLGQHRHPVGLLNVNGYFDDLVAFLDRMTDQGFLAPQHRGALIVSDRVTTLLDAFEQYEAPPADVRIKMGQT
- a CDS encoding threonine aldolase family protein, producing MTAALKARCDLDLGFPFHHEMAPADRLEAVAAWMRAEALGAEAYLTGPSVARLEARIAGMFGKPAAAWFPTGTMAQGVAARLHCEASGDTRLGLHPTSHLVLHEEDGHIHLHGLDPVMMGDWSRPLRAEDLPAAAGCAFIELPQRQNGGALPDRDELVAIKTRAKALGLPLHMDGARIWGLPSAWPGQDLAAICDGFASVYASFYKDLGASGGAILAGEADFIDEARIWRARMGGRLVSAWPMVPDALRALDLRLPQMPAFVERARLIAAGVGACDNLEITPDPPAVNTMHLRLDCDLGTAEAARDAAAEATGVWLGNRFWHFPHDPVPALELTIGERALDADPERIIAAIRVMAGHAARAHSTSA
- a CDS encoding ArsC/Spx/MgsR family protein; amino-acid sequence: MTAVTVYGLKTCDSCKKALKALEGAGLPHTFVDIREGVDRVVKVPDWLDAVGATALVNTRSTTWRNMSGEDRELATHDPAGVLIAHPTLMKRPVIEAGSVITVGWNATSLDALLAGAAE
- the ispG gene encoding flavodoxin-dependent (E)-4-hydroxy-3-methylbut-2-enyl-diphosphate synthase, with amino-acid sequence MSSSSPDPRSVRPWRMIDRRKSRKITVGGLEIGGDAPISVQTMTNTPTSDAGATIDQIRRCEEAGVDLVRVSCPDEDSTAAFRTIAKAAKVPLIADIHFHYKRGIEAAEAGAACLRINPGNIGSMDRVKDVVQAARDHGCAIRIGVNAGSLERHLLEKYGEPCPEAMVESALDHARILDDLDFRNYKISVKASDTFLTVAAYQALSEATDAPLHLGVTEAGGTRIGTVKSSIGIGSLLWAGIGDTVRVSLSAEPEEEVKVGFDILKSLGLRTRGVNIIACPSCARQGFDVIRTVETLENRLAHIAEPISLSIIGCVVNGPGEALMTDLGFTGGGAGRGKMYVSGRPDHNVSNEEMVEHIVEMVEARAALLRAEREAVEAAE